In one Chryseobacterium camelliae genomic region, the following are encoded:
- a CDS encoding molecular chaperone: MKIRIVTFLFFVLSFLCKTNAQTGVSVSPPRLYFESDLGRSNTQQVTITNVSVKNSLDLAVSLGDWEYDGRGENMMYPANTLPISCANWISVKKEDSYFTLAPGERKDIDVTITVPNTLSDKLAAHTAVLYVSQMNPVDDVDSKGANIKVSIRSGIKLFHKLSSANIKKIEIQNLVYDKAKNKLSLFFENQGNVWIDGKVYTDLVNTQTGKKISLDNIIFYTMPGNKREMDIVLPAKLEKGKYTASVMIDYGDANNLEVGELNFNYE, translated from the coding sequence ATGAAAATACGGATTGTAACTTTCTTGTTCTTTGTTCTCTCTTTTTTGTGTAAAACAAATGCACAGACAGGGGTTTCGGTTTCTCCTCCTAGATTATATTTTGAATCAGATTTGGGGCGTAGCAATACGCAGCAGGTTACCATTACTAACGTAAGTGTTAAAAACTCATTAGATTTGGCAGTAAGTTTAGGAGATTGGGAATATGATGGTAGAGGGGAGAATATGATGTATCCGGCAAATACATTACCGATTTCCTGTGCCAATTGGATTTCCGTAAAAAAAGAAGATTCTTATTTTACCCTGGCTCCCGGAGAAAGAAAAGATATTGACGTTACGATAACAGTTCCCAATACATTATCAGATAAGCTGGCTGCACATACAGCGGTTTTATATGTAAGCCAGATGAATCCTGTAGACGATGTAGACAGTAAAGGAGCTAATATAAAAGTAAGCATCCGTTCAGGAATTAAACTTTTTCATAAACTGTCTTCCGCAAATATCAAGAAAATTGAAATTCAGAATCTGGTATATGATAAAGCCAAAAATAAACTTTCTCTGTTTTTTGAAAATCAGGGAAATGTATGGATCGACGGGAAAGTGTATACCGACCTGGTGAATACACAAACCGGGAAAAAGATATCACTGGATAATATTATTTTTTATACCATGCCCGGAAACAAAAGAGAGATGGATATTGTGTTGCCTGCTAAATTGGAAAAAGGAAAATATACAGCCTCTGTGATGATTGATTATGGTGATGCCAATAATTTGGAAGTTGGAGAACTAAACTTTAATTATGAGTAA
- a CDS encoding YaiO family outer membrane beta-barrel protein, translated as MMKTLFSFLLLLLLPFTLYSQENLTSDELFNKARKAAFDEKDYPAAIKLAQQALEKSPDYTDISVFLGRVYTWSDDPTSARQVFDKLDQRNVQDEDFFIAYASLEYWNKQYEKAITILDKGLSYHPQSQELWLLKAKVYNSNNQFVEAEKATSSVLEINPKNTEARALSIRIKELTSKNALGITYNFSHFDQQFDDDWHIISVSYKRSTSIGPFIIKGNYANKFAKNGTQIELEAYPRISNTFYLYAGAGYSNDVGIFPKYRTGVSLFANLSHSFEGELGYRQLFFSNNIWMYTASLGKYYKNFWFNLRTYISPDQKNISHSYTGTMRYYTKAAYDYLGFQIGTGISPEDNINNLLENETYKLKTFKVGGEYNFSISKSNLFSVSATYYHQEYRPNEKGNQFDINLGYTKTF; from the coding sequence ATGATGAAAACACTTTTTAGTTTTTTACTTCTCTTATTATTACCCTTTACTTTATACAGCCAAGAAAATCTGACCTCAGATGAGCTGTTTAATAAAGCCAGAAAAGCTGCTTTCGACGAAAAAGATTATCCTGCTGCGATCAAACTTGCGCAACAGGCATTGGAAAAATCACCGGATTATACGGATATCTCTGTTTTTCTGGGGAGAGTGTATACCTGGAGCGACGATCCTACTTCAGCAAGACAAGTCTTTGATAAACTTGACCAGAGAAACGTACAGGATGAAGATTTTTTTATCGCATACGCTTCGCTCGAATACTGGAACAAGCAGTATGAAAAAGCGATTACTATTCTCGACAAAGGCTTAAGCTATCATCCTCAATCTCAAGAATTGTGGCTATTGAAGGCAAAAGTATATAACAGCAACAATCAATTTGTAGAAGCTGAAAAAGCGACCTCATCCGTACTGGAAATCAATCCTAAAAATACTGAAGCCAGAGCTCTTTCCATAAGAATTAAAGAATTAACTTCTAAAAACGCTTTAGGCATTACCTATAACTTTTCACATTTTGATCAACAATTTGATGATGACTGGCATATTATAAGTGTTAGTTACAAAAGATCTACTTCCATTGGACCTTTCATTATAAAAGGGAATTATGCCAATAAGTTTGCAAAAAACGGGACCCAAATTGAATTGGAAGCTTACCCGAGAATTTCCAACACATTTTATTTGTATGCCGGTGCAGGGTATTCTAATGACGTAGGTATCTTCCCAAAATATCGTACCGGAGTTTCACTTTTTGCCAATCTTTCTCACAGTTTCGAGGGGGAACTGGGATATCGACAGCTTTTCTTCAGCAATAATATTTGGATGTACACTGCTTCCCTCGGAAAATATTATAAAAACTTCTGGTTCAATCTTCGTACTTATATTTCTCCGGATCAAAAAAACATCTCTCATTCTTATACCGGAACGATGCGTTATTACACAAAAGCTGCCTATGACTATTTGGGCTTCCAGATAGGAACAGGAATAAGCCCGGAAGACAATATTAATAACCTCTTAGAGAACGAAACCTACAAATTAAAAACTTTTAAAGTAGGCGGAGAATATAATTTTTCAATTAGCAAATCAAATCTGTTCTCTGTTTCGGCCACTTATTATCACCAAGAATATCGTCCGAATGAAAAGGGAAATCAATTTGATATTAATCTGGGGTATACCAAAACTTTTTAA
- a CDS encoding glycosyltransferase, which yields MLEFAHIIYEIVIWLFLLYSAAVFLIYAWIGIYALGAVIRYKNENTFTDYSIIAANPNAPVFSLIAPAYNEGMTIVENVRSLLSLYYHNLEIIIVNDGSKDDSMEKLIKAYELESVSFFVQGDIETRPIRGIYKSKNPAFKKLIVVDKENGGKADALNVGVNISSGEYIVCIDVDCILEQDAVLRLAKPFLEQTDKRVIACGGVIRLANNCKIENGKVTDVNIPKTWLGRSQALEYIRAFVLGRMAWSRASGLILISGAFGAFDRSIVLACGGYDKNTVGEDMELVVRMRRYMEEKKEPYEVVNIPDPLCWTEVPETKDILRKQRNRWMRGTMETLWKHRKLMFNPNYGKLGMVSLPYWFFFEFLGPLVEFSGIIIFFIFLLLGIVNWSFFIVLFALVISTGILYSVYAILVDLISRQVYTKRKDFLTLISTAVIEPFYFHPVVVKAGVKGFVDYFKKSHAWGEMTRQGFSQEDKNLPWKKRVLAILKLGLRQWGIFAMVFLFLFLLGVLAEWGWYRYNFTTFNTSLLAKNLFAENILFVFQVIFGMGILYLLINFIKEKWAKILAMMACTLFVVGQYILFLYFSESHHALGADVLYYSRDEMKQMLQFSGMLSTKNIALMCILIVASFAPFWFVAKSGFKSFYIGVIMLGIGLLSFFIPKNALCSLGPKNGFEQKAGLSKWSYFFNSNVNDFINDHPEISDFLQDQKR from the coding sequence ATGCTAGAATTCGCACATATTATTTATGAAATTGTTATTTGGCTGTTTTTACTGTACTCGGCAGCTGTTTTCCTCATCTATGCCTGGATAGGGATTTATGCGTTGGGAGCGGTTATCCGATATAAAAATGAAAATACCTTTACAGATTACAGTATTATAGCGGCTAATCCTAATGCCCCTGTTTTCAGCCTTATTGCTCCTGCCTACAATGAAGGAATGACTATTGTCGAGAATGTAAGATCACTGTTGTCTTTGTATTATCATAATCTGGAAATTATTATTGTAAATGATGGCAGTAAAGATGATTCCATGGAAAAGCTTATTAAAGCCTATGAACTGGAATCTGTGTCTTTCTTTGTACAGGGAGATATTGAAACAAGACCAATACGCGGGATTTATAAAAGTAAAAACCCCGCTTTTAAAAAGCTGATCGTTGTAGATAAAGAAAACGGAGGAAAGGCAGATGCTTTAAATGTAGGAGTGAATATTTCTTCCGGAGAATATATCGTATGTATAGATGTGGACTGTATTTTGGAACAGGATGCCGTTCTGAGACTGGCAAAACCATTCCTGGAGCAGACCGATAAAAGAGTAATTGCCTGTGGAGGAGTAATTCGACTGGCCAACAACTGTAAAATAGAAAACGGCAAAGTTACGGATGTTAATATTCCTAAAACATGGTTGGGACGAAGCCAGGCTTTGGAATACATCAGGGCATTTGTATTAGGTCGTATGGCATGGTCAAGAGCTTCCGGACTGATTTTGATCTCAGGAGCTTTCGGAGCTTTCGACAGAAGTATTGTATTAGCTTGTGGCGGTTATGATAAAAATACGGTGGGAGAAGATATGGAGCTGGTGGTGCGGATGAGAAGGTATATGGAAGAAAAGAAAGAACCTTATGAAGTAGTAAATATCCCTGATCCGTTATGTTGGACGGAAGTACCTGAAACAAAAGACATACTGCGAAAACAAAGAAACCGATGGATGCGCGGTACCATGGAAACTCTATGGAAACACAGAAAACTGATGTTTAATCCTAATTATGGCAAATTAGGAATGGTAAGCCTTCCGTATTGGTTCTTTTTTGAGTTTTTAGGTCCACTGGTAGAATTTTCAGGAATTATCATTTTCTTTATTTTCTTGCTTCTGGGAATAGTCAACTGGTCATTCTTTATTGTCCTTTTTGCATTGGTCATCTCTACAGGAATCCTCTATTCTGTTTATGCCATTTTGGTAGATCTTATAAGCAGACAGGTGTATACTAAAAGAAAAGATTTCCTTACCTTAATTTCGACGGCAGTGATTGAGCCCTTCTATTTTCATCCGGTAGTTGTAAAAGCAGGCGTAAAAGGATTCGTAGATTATTTTAAAAAATCACATGCTTGGGGTGAAATGACCAGACAAGGCTTCAGTCAGGAAGATAAAAATTTACCCTGGAAGAAAAGGGTTTTAGCCATCCTGAAACTTGGTCTCAGACAATGGGGTATTTTTGCGATGGTATTCCTGTTTTTATTTTTATTAGGAGTATTGGCAGAGTGGGGATGGTATCGATATAATTTTACCACATTTAATACTTCCTTACTTGCGAAAAACCTTTTTGCAGAAAATATATTATTTGTATTTCAGGTTATTTTCGGAATGGGTATTCTCTATCTGCTCATTAATTTTATAAAAGAAAAATGGGCCAAAATATTGGCAATGATGGCATGTACTCTGTTTGTGGTGGGGCAGTACATATTATTTTTATATTTTTCCGAATCACATCATGCATTGGGAGCTGATGTACTTTACTATAGTCGTGATGAAATGAAACAGATGCTTCAGTTCAGCGGAATGCTGAGTACCAAAAACATCGCGTTAATGTGTATTTTAATAGTGGCATCTTTTGCTCCTTTCTGGTTTGTTGCCAAGTCAGGCTTTAAATCATTTTATATAGGTGTAATCATGTTGGGAATAGGATTGTTGTCTTTTTTTATTCCTAAAAATGCATTATGTTCTTTAGGGCCTAAAAATGGATTTGAACAAAAGGCAGGACTCAGCAAATGGTCTTACTTTTTTAATTCAAATGTAAATGATTTTATCAATGATCATCCTGAAATATCTGATTTTTTGCAGGATCAGAAACGTTAA
- a CDS encoding response regulator transcription factor, with protein MLILIAEDDELILKTVEHKLLKEGYEVIVTRNGKEAIDTIRETEIDLIITDIMMPFASGTEILSAIRSFGKKIPVIMLSSLGQEEVVLEAFDLGASDFMVKPFSPTELILRIKRITAK; from the coding sequence ATGTTAATCTTGATTGCCGAAGACGATGAGTTGATATTGAAAACAGTAGAACACAAGTTGTTGAAAGAAGGATATGAGGTAATTGTTACCCGTAATGGTAAAGAAGCTATTGATACCATTAGAGAAACAGAAATAGACCTTATTATTACGGATATCATGATGCCTTTTGCCTCAGGTACAGAAATACTTTCAGCGATCAGATCATTTGGTAAAAAAATACCGGTGATTATGCTTTCGAGCCTTGGGCAGGAAGAGGTAGTATTGGAAGCTTTTGATTTAGGAGCTTCAGATTTTATGGTAAAGCCATTTAGTCCGACTGAATTAATACTTCGTATAAAAAGAATTACTGCAAAATAG
- a CDS encoding response regulator, producing MNKYPVPENEAERLERLKIYDLLNLGKDPDLDVFAEAACLIADCPASLIAMMELKTQTIQSCVGISLDFVARRDTVCQYTIMDREVLVINDTFLDDRSSSNQIIREGGIRFYAGVPLIDDMGFILGTVCVIDYKPKTLSEKQIHSLKKLGEAITKILISKRKNIQAEYFSETFTITNNIICVLDNGFKLKNVNPGFENTFLIKKNEALEKDFIELLGENNKKLRELCRELSVKENGIDYTTYTKIAGAEDIIIEWQLKQNMGKTEIFCFGRNVTQERQERHKLESSERRFRNFFENAIGLMSMHDMEGNILAVNEKGREVLKYAKEEVTSLNLKDLVPVDHRGLLNQYLLRITSNKEDSGMMILQAKDGKQIYWMYHNMVETDETGTPYVVSTALNMTERIQLERDLINTKKILEQTSMVAQVGGWEMNLKSRTIFWSESTRNIHKVDKNFIPDFETSIGFYEKESGERLRFLLTRAMEKGISYDEELQLKRQDGTLIWVRVKGIPEFEGDDCVRIFGIIQDIDDTKKTYLELERKEAMLRSFINNVPAAVAMFDKDLNHVSVSKRWKEEFHQGNQDIIGKNLFSIYPDVSEERKNIYKEALKGISYKNENQIFEIMGFDVPQHFNWEVIPWNMNDGETGGIIIFTQNITNSVKINEELKKAKELADLASKAKSEFLANMSHEIRTPLNGVIGFSDLLLKTPLNDLQIQYLNYINESGNSLLNIINDILDFSKIESGKLELFIDKYNIYDLANQVVNVVLYQAQRKDLELLLNIEQGLPRTLWLDESRIKQVLINLLGNAVKFTGQGEIELKIEKLKRDDKIITLRFSVRDTGIGIPLEKQQRIFDAFTQEDSSVSKKYGGTGLGLTISNNILKYMGSNLSLTSEIGEGSVFFFDIEVPYELEDASDITDLEIERVLIVDDNENNRMILKHMLDYKNIKSELAANGLEAIQLLMQGERFDIILMDYHMPILSGLETIDKIKELFEKQGEMTPLIVLHTSSEEHEVISSFRQDEKSYCLLKPIKSDELYITLSRAIQYSKKETEAPVAKTNDEISVFMQSLKVLLADDNPVNMALNQRMMNSLTPNATLTEVVNGQQALDQCKQQVFDVILMDVQMPVMDGIEATKQIRLLPDYKKVPIIGVTAGNVTGEKEKCIDSGMSDFLPKPLRQNDLLNMLKKYLKAEDGEEEKAKDDLPVEEHLNIDMLKEQIGDDEGFKTFFLNLVIQELKQSSGKLKQITEERDWEAAKAFLHKLKGTSGTAGLFKLAQLAGDWEKNIDQNSDYEEMENALNKEIRIGEHLINKLINQ from the coding sequence ATGAATAAATACCCTGTTCCTGAAAATGAAGCGGAAAGACTGGAAAGACTTAAAATTTATGACCTTTTAAATCTGGGAAAGGATCCTGACCTGGATGTATTTGCAGAAGCAGCCTGTCTTATTGCCGATTGCCCGGCTTCATTAATTGCCATGATGGAACTGAAAACACAGACGATTCAGAGCTGTGTGGGAATTTCTTTGGATTTTGTAGCCCGTAGAGATACAGTTTGTCAATATACGATTATGGATAGGGAAGTGCTGGTGATTAACGACACTTTTTTAGATGATCGTTCCTCTTCAAATCAGATTATTAGAGAAGGTGGCATTCGTTTTTATGCCGGAGTTCCTTTGATTGATGATATGGGCTTTATATTGGGAACAGTCTGTGTGATAGATTATAAACCTAAAACCCTTTCTGAGAAGCAGATACATTCTTTGAAAAAATTAGGAGAAGCAATTACTAAAATACTGATAAGCAAGAGGAAAAATATTCAGGCCGAATATTTTTCCGAAACCTTTACGATTACCAACAATATTATTTGTGTTTTGGATAACGGATTTAAATTGAAAAATGTTAATCCCGGGTTTGAAAATACCTTTCTTATAAAGAAGAATGAAGCTCTTGAAAAAGATTTCATAGAACTCTTGGGAGAAAATAATAAAAAGCTGAGAGAATTATGCAGAGAATTATCCGTAAAAGAAAATGGAATAGATTACACAACATACACGAAAATTGCCGGTGCTGAAGATATAATCATAGAATGGCAGCTGAAGCAGAATATGGGCAAAACAGAGATTTTCTGTTTTGGAAGAAATGTTACCCAGGAAAGACAGGAACGTCACAAGCTGGAAAGTTCAGAACGTAGATTTAGAAATTTTTTCGAGAATGCAATCGGATTGATGAGCATGCACGATATGGAAGGGAATATTCTGGCAGTGAATGAAAAAGGCCGGGAGGTTTTAAAATATGCTAAGGAAGAAGTGACTTCTTTAAATTTAAAAGATTTAGTTCCCGTAGATCATAGAGGATTGTTGAATCAATATTTATTGCGCATTACTTCTAATAAAGAAGATTCAGGAATGATGATCCTTCAGGCAAAAGACGGAAAACAAATTTATTGGATGTACCATAACATGGTAGAAACAGATGAAACAGGAACTCCTTATGTCGTAAGTACAGCACTCAATATGACCGAGCGCATACAGTTGGAAAGAGATCTCATCAATACAAAAAAAATATTGGAACAGACCAGCATGGTTGCCCAAGTAGGAGGGTGGGAAATGAATCTTAAATCACGCACGATATTTTGGTCAGAATCTACACGAAATATTCATAAAGTTGATAAGAACTTTATTCCTGATTTTGAGACTTCAATTGGATTTTATGAAAAGGAAAGTGGAGAAAGATTGCGGTTTTTGCTGACAAGAGCTATGGAAAAAGGAATTTCTTATGATGAAGAATTACAGCTTAAGAGACAGGACGGAACATTGATTTGGGTAAGGGTAAAAGGAATTCCGGAGTTTGAGGGCGATGATTGTGTAAGGATTTTCGGGATTATTCAGGATATAGATGATACAAAAAAAACATACCTGGAACTGGAACGTAAAGAAGCTATGCTTCGGTCTTTTATCAATAATGTGCCGGCAGCAGTAGCAATGTTTGATAAGGATCTGAATCATGTTTCGGTAAGCAAAAGGTGGAAGGAAGAGTTTCATCAGGGCAATCAGGATATTATTGGTAAAAACCTGTTTAGTATTTATCCTGATGTATCAGAAGAAAGAAAAAATATTTATAAAGAAGCCTTGAAAGGAATTTCTTATAAAAATGAAAATCAGATATTTGAAATAATGGGCTTTGATGTACCTCAGCATTTCAATTGGGAGGTTATTCCTTGGAATATGAATGATGGTGAAACAGGAGGAATTATCATTTTTACACAGAATATTACAAATTCGGTAAAAATCAACGAAGAGCTGAAAAAAGCTAAAGAGCTTGCCGATCTGGCAAGTAAGGCAAAATCTGAGTTTTTAGCCAATATGAGCCATGAAATCCGTACCCCTTTAAATGGTGTGATAGGATTCTCTGACCTCTTGCTGAAAACTCCGCTAAATGATCTACAGATTCAGTACCTGAACTATATCAATGAATCCGGAAACAGCTTATTAAATATCATCAATGATATTCTTGATTTCTCTAAAATTGAATCAGGAAAACTTGAATTGTTTATCGATAAATATAATATCTACGACTTGGCCAATCAGGTGGTAAATGTTGTTTTGTATCAGGCACAAAGAAAAGATCTGGAATTGCTTCTGAACATCGAGCAGGGATTGCCCCGAACATTATGGCTGGATGAATCCCGAATCAAACAGGTATTAATTAATTTGCTCGGAAATGCGGTGAAATTTACGGGACAGGGGGAAATTGAGCTCAAAATAGAAAAATTGAAGCGTGATGATAAAATAATTACTCTTCGTTTTTCTGTAAGAGATACGGGAATAGGAATTCCTTTGGAAAAACAGCAGCGTATTTTTGATGCATTTACCCAGGAAGACAGCTCGGTAAGCAAAAAATATGGAGGAACCGGATTAGGATTGACTATTTCCAACAATATCCTGAAATATATGGGTAGCAATCTGTCGTTAACCAGTGAAATTGGAGAAGGATCTGTATTTTTCTTTGATATCGAAGTTCCTTATGAATTGGAAGATGCAAGTGATATCACAGATCTGGAAATAGAGCGTGTGCTTATTGTAGATGATAATGAAAATAACAGAATGATCCTGAAGCATATGCTGGATTATAAAAATATAAAGTCGGAGTTAGCAGCGAACGGATTGGAAGCCATTCAGTTACTGATGCAAGGAGAGCGTTTTGACATCATTCTGATGGATTATCACATGCCGATATTATCAGGACTGGAAACCATAGATAAAATAAAGGAATTATTTGAAAAACAAGGCGAGATGACCCCTCTTATTGTGCTTCATACCTCTTCGGAAGAGCACGAAGTGATTTCCTCTTTCCGTCAGGATGAAAAATCATACTGTTTGCTAAAACCGATTAAATCCGATGAGTTGTATATTACCTTGAGCAGAGCTATTCAGTATTCGAAAAAAGAGACTGAGGCTCCTGTTGCTAAGACAAATGATGAGATTTCCGTATTTATGCAATCTCTGAAAGTGCTATTGGCAGATGATAACCCTGTAAATATGGCGCTGAATCAAAGGATGATGAATTCGCTTACGCCTAATGCAACATTGACAGAAGTGGTAAACGGGCAGCAAGCTTTGGATCAATGTAAACAGCAGGTTTTTGATGTTATTTTGATGGATGTGCAGATGCCGGTGATGGATGGGATTGAAGCGACAAAACAGATCCGATTGTTGCCGGATTATAAAAAAGTTCCTATTATTGGGGTAACCGCAGGAAATGTTACAGGTGAAAAAGAAAAATGTATAGACTCGGGAATGTCAGATTTTTTGCCTAAACCTCTCAGACAGAATGATCTTTTAAATATGTTGAAAAAATATTTAAAAGCTGAAGATGGAGAAGAAGAAAAAGCAAAAGATGATCTGCCTGTTGAGGAGCATCTGAATATAGATATGTTGAAAGAACAGATTGGAGATGACGAAGGATTTAAGACTTTCTTCTTAAATTTGGTCATTCAGGAGCTTAAACAATCTTCTGGTAAATTAAAACAGATTACTGAAGAGAGAGATTGGGAAGCGGCAAAGGCATTTTTACATAAGCTGAAAGGAACTTCCGGTACTGCCGGATTGTTTAAACTGGCACAACTTGCTGGAGATTGGGAAAAAAACATAGATCAGAATTCTGATTATGAGGAGATGGAAAATGCATTAAACAAAGAAATTAGAATAGGAGAACATTTAATAAATAAGCTAATAAATCAATAA
- a CDS encoding aminotransferase class I/II-fold pyridoxal phosphate-dependent enzyme, which yields MQDKIWLSSPHLSGKELFYIEDAFEKNWVTSIGENIDGFEQDLKKCLGNNEEIVALNSATSAIHLALVMLKVTRDDEVFTSTFSFVASANPIAYCGANPIFIDSEKETWNMCPVALEEAIQDRISKGKKTKAIIVVHLYGMPAKMDEINEIAAKYEIPVIEDAAEALGSTYKNQACGTFGRFGILSFNGNKIITTSGGGALVCHTKEDKEKAVFLSTQARDNAPHYQHSHIGYNYRMSNITAGIGRGQMEVLQSRVEARRKMHEFYVELFSEINGVEVFSEPGSDYYSNHWLSAVTIDPTITGKNREDLRLAFLEDNIESRPLWKPMHLQPVFADAPYYGGKVAEELFDNGLCLPSGSNLSDNDRERIANVIKNFFN from the coding sequence ATGCAAGACAAAATATGGCTTTCTTCACCCCATCTTTCAGGAAAAGAGCTTTTTTATATTGAAGATGCTTTTGAGAAAAACTGGGTGACTTCAATCGGAGAGAATATTGATGGATTTGAACAGGATTTAAAAAAATGTTTGGGTAATAACGAGGAGATAGTGGCATTAAATTCTGCCACTTCAGCCATCCATTTAGCTCTGGTAATGTTGAAGGTGACACGGGATGACGAAGTATTTACCTCCACATTTTCATTTGTTGCATCCGCAAACCCAATTGCCTATTGCGGGGCTAATCCCATATTTATAGACTCTGAAAAAGAAACATGGAATATGTGTCCTGTTGCCTTAGAAGAAGCTATCCAAGATAGAATTTCAAAAGGAAAAAAAACAAAAGCGATCATTGTAGTGCATTTATACGGAATGCCTGCAAAAATGGATGAGATCAATGAAATTGCGGCAAAATATGAGATTCCGGTGATTGAAGATGCGGCGGAAGCGTTAGGCTCAACCTATAAAAATCAGGCTTGCGGAACTTTTGGTCGTTTCGGAATTCTGTCTTTTAACGGAAATAAAATCATTACCACTTCAGGTGGAGGAGCATTAGTGTGTCACACAAAAGAAGATAAGGAGAAAGCAGTGTTTCTTTCTACCCAGGCAAGAGATAATGCACCTCATTACCAGCATTCTCATATTGGATATAATTATCGTATGAGTAATATTACTGCAGGAATAGGTCGCGGACAAATGGAAGTGCTACAAAGCCGTGTAGAAGCACGCAGAAAAATGCATGAATTTTACGTTGAACTTTTTAGTGAAATAAATGGGGTTGAGGTATTTTCAGAACCTGGATCAGACTATTATTCCAATCATTGGCTGTCTGCTGTTACCATTGATCCCACGATAACAGGAAAAAATCGGGAAGACCTTCGTTTGGCATTTTTAGAAGACAATATAGAATCCCGTCCGTTATGGAAGCCGATGCACTTACAGCCTGTTTTTGCGGATGCTCCTTATTATGGAGGGAAAGTAGCGGAAGAATTATTTGATAACGGATTATGTCTGCCTTCAGGTTCAAATCTGTCGGATAACGATCGTGAAAGAATTGCCAATGTGATAAAGAATTTCTTTAACTAA
- a CDS encoding sugar transferase, protein MIRIFDFFFAFLGLFFLCPILVILYIIGLFDTGSPIFVQERVGRYMKPFKLIKFRTMHVNTKSVATHLSNQASVTKFGSFLRKSKLDELPQLINVLTGDMSLVGPRPNLFNQLELIEEREKRGVYNVVPGITGLSQINEIDMSTPVELAIKDAEMIQNLTLSDYFKYIFATVGGKGQGDRIQK, encoded by the coding sequence ATGATCCGTATATTCGATTTCTTTTTTGCTTTTTTGGGGCTTTTCTTTCTTTGTCCAATTCTTGTAATTTTATATATAATAGGATTGTTTGATACTGGTTCGCCCATATTTGTTCAGGAGAGAGTGGGTCGTTATATGAAACCATTTAAATTGATAAAGTTTAGAACAATGCACGTAAATACCAAATCTGTAGCTACACACCTTTCAAATCAGGCGTCAGTCACAAAATTTGGAAGCTTTTTACGTAAATCCAAGCTGGATGAACTTCCTCAGTTAATTAATGTTTTAACAGGGGATATGAGTTTGGTAGGTCCTAGACCTAATTTATTCAACCAGCTCGAATTGATTGAAGAGAGAGAGAAAAGAGGAGTATATAATGTGGTGCCTGGAATTACAGGTCTTTCGCAGATTAATGAAATTGATATGTCAACACCTGTAGAGCTTGCCATCAAGGATGCGGAAATGATTCAAAACCTTACACTTTCGGATTACTTTAAATATATTTTTGCTACTGTCGGTGGAAAAGGACAAGGAGATAGGATTCAAAAGTAA